The Hominilimicola fabiformis genomic interval CTTTTCGCTTATGAAAAGTTCTGTTTTATCTGCAATAGACAGTATGACGGTAAAGCGCAAGGCTATTGAGAAAAACCAAAAGAGTAATAACATTCCAAAGGCGCGTGAACTGTATCAGAAGCTTGAAAAAGACAGAGAGAAATTAGCTGATAACATTTTAAATTTAAAGCTTCTTTTCTGTGAGGCAGATATGGACACTTGCAGTACATACGCGGATAAACTATACACGGCAGTAAGTAAATTCAATTTACTGACACCGGACTATACGAAGTTTATCGGTGCAATTCAGCCGCTTATTGATAGTATTCCTGACAACGAAACTACAAATGCGTCTGTTATAGGCAGACTGATGAATAATGTTCGTACAGGGTATTATCCAACAGATATTGAGCATGTAAAGTATATAAAGAACGGTATATTATTCCCTGATGGAAAGCGTATAAACGCATTTGACCCGTGCTGTGGATGCGGTATGGCTTTAAGTGCGCTGACAAGCGGAAAATTAGCAGATACTTATGGTATTGAGCTTGATGAAGTTCGAGGGGAAGAAGCAGAAAATTGTCTTGATAGAGTTGGTTTTGGCAGCTTCTTTTATTCAAGAATAAGCAGGGATGTGTTCCATCTGGTATTCTTAAATCCTCCGTATCTTTCTGTTATGCAGGAGGGCGGAAGCAGAGCAAGAAGTGAAAAACAGTTCCTTGTTGACAGCCTTTATCATCTTATGGACGGAGGACTGCTTATATATATCATTCCGTATTACAGAATGACAAGCGATATTTGCAGAATTTTATGCGACAACATAGAGGATATACAAATGTTTCGTTTTTTGGATAATGAGTTCAAAAAATTCAGGCAGATAGCAGTAATGGGTATCAAGAAACCTAAAAGTGACGGAAGTGATAAGGTTGAAAAGCTTGTACAGGCTGCATCTGATATAGAGCATATGCCGCCTATCACCGACTTGGAAACCGAGCGTTATATACTCCCCGAACGTGAAAAGAACGTAGAGTTATTTAAAGGCGCTGTTTTTAATATGGGTGAATTAAAACGCCAGCTTGCAGGCTCGAAGTCAATGGACTTTCTGTTTGAGAAAAGTGTTTTGGATGCGCGTGAGAAACGTCCGCTGTTACCGTTGAATACGGGACAAATCGGACTGATAGGCGGAAGCGGTCTTATAAACGGTTATATTGACTGTGACAGTCCGCACATTCTGAAAGGTCGTATCATAAAAGAAACCAAGAAATATGATAACGGTGATACACTGTCACAAACGCATGTAAATAAGATGGTATTTAATGTACTAACGCCGCAGGGCTTTAAGAGCTTAGCGTAAATAAATCAAAGAAAGGAAAAAAACAATGAACATAATGATAAAACTAATAATATATACACCTCAAGACTATGTAGAAGCCGTAACAGGTCATCGCTATACATTTGATAAAAATATCTGTGCAGAAATAGGGAAAAGACTTGAAGATAACGGTTTTAGTAGCTTATGGGACTATTCGCTTTCAGAAACAGGACATGTAGTTCAAAATAAGTTAAGCGTGGTTTTGGTGGATGTGTCGGAAATTAAGGAAAATGGTAAAAAGGAAACAGAATATAGATGGTTTGAGGTTCCTGAAGGCTTTCATGAAAAAAGTAATACGGTGAACAGTAAATTTGAATTGGGAAGAATGGTGATTACAGCAAATGCTAATAAAGAGCTTGATATTCCAAGCGTACTTCAAATCTTACTGGCTCGCTATATGCAAGGTGATTGGGGAAATCTGTGTGAAAGCGATAAACAGTTGAATGACAGTGCTTTGAAATACGGCGACAGAATATTTGCGTCATATACTGATGCAAACGATAGAAAATTCTGGATTATAACAGAAGCCGACAGAAGTGCTACTACTGTTTTACTGCCGGAGGACTATTGATATGATTACATTAGACATAAAAGAATTTAAGGATAATATAAAAAGCTTGGAGGATGTGTCCGTCAGAAAACATACAGGTGGAATACAGTATCTCTATGATACTATCTATTCTGCGATAATAAACGGAAAATATATTCATGTGGGTGATATTGATTTCAGTCGTTTTAGCGCTTCAGAATATGAGGTCTTTTACAATAAAATGATGGAGATAGAAAATAACGCCAGAGCATTATATTCCGTTTTCGGTGAATGTTTACCGTGCAATGTATCTGAGGGCAAAGTATTTTTTTAAGGAGCAGAAAAATGGTTGATAATGATTGTATGTTAAGCTTTATCAGCAGGCTAAAGAGGCATTATGATGAATGCGGGGAAAAAGCTTTTACAGAGTTGTCTTATATGCTTTTGGATGAAGAAACCGAATTTTTATTTTATGAGACAATACGTGAGAGCGACTTTCTCGTCAACTGTGAATTTAACGAGGAAACATACTGCTGCAGATATTTCTTCTCAAGTGAAGAAATGACGGAGTATTACAGACTCGCAAAGAAGATAGGCAGGCTGAAGGGCTGGAGTAAGAAGGAAAACAAATACATAAGAGATGCGTTAAACTATACATTGAAACGCTTAGATAAAATAGATACATGCGGTTGCTGTTATGGTGATGTTTATTCAGGTACAAAGCATAAATATGCAAGTTCAGTAAACGTATATGTGTACGAGGAAGGTTGTTTTTATGATTATGTAGGATTATATTTTTCTATAAATACTATTTTTCATTATTATGAGAAACAGTTAAAAAAGCTGAAAAAAATATATGCCGGAATAATAGCAATATATCTTTCATTGCTTCTGCCTCAAGAATTGGAGGTGGCTGCGTGATGAATAGAAATGACGAAATTGTTATACATATCCAAAATGATTGCAGAATATGCGTTGAAATGCAGGAGAATAACATTACTTCAGTAAAATATATTGAGGCAAACGAGATATTGAAGTGTTTAAAGGACGCAGCAAAGTTTAAATTTAGTATAAACAGCGGTATATTACCGCAAAATTGTATAGCTTACAGTGAAGATAAGAAAAAAAATAAATTCGTTGTAATAAGTTTTGAGGAGCAGACAGCAGATATTATGTTTGAAAAAACAGAATATAAGGATTTTCCTTTGCCGAGATTGGTTTTTGGTTTTTCGGTTTCTGCTGATAATCTCATAACGGATGTGCAGCTTGGTGTTACGGAAACGGGCAGATTAACTCCTAAATCAAAGATGTTTATTTATCCGTTTTCCAATGTAGAAGAATTTAGACTTTGCACAGGAAGTAACGTGTTGCCGTCAATTAAATCATTGCATCAGCTTAACGGTTTGCCATACTTTATATTGAAAATGCCTAATAACTATGATTATTATAAAGAAGAGAGGACAAAACTCAATTTGGATTATCGTGGGTTATTGGAGCATTTGAAAGATAAAGACAGTCAGTATTACTATGATAATGTATTGATTGATATGGAAAAAACACTGAATGATTTTATTACGGAGGTAAGTAAATGAGTGTAAATAAATATTTGGAAGGACTTGCAAAGCCATTTGATGCCGAGTGTGTGAAATGGCGTATTCAAGTTACGAATAATGAAAAGACCAGCGGACTTGCAGTTGCATATCTTGATTCGAGAACTATTGCTAAGCGTCTTGATGAGGTTGTCGGTCAAATGCGTTGGAAAGACGAGTATAAACCATGGATTACAGCAAAAAATAACGCATCTCAAATTTGTACTATATCAATTTATGATGATAGTCTTAAAGAGTGGATAAGTAAGAGCGATGGCGCCGAACTATCAAATTATTCACCGATTAAAGGTGGATTGTCTGACGCATTTAAGCGCGCGGCTGTAAAGTGGGGCATAGGACGGTATTTATATGAGATAACACCTGTATGGGTTAATGTATATATGCGAGGAGATAAGATATATATACAAGATGACGAAATGCCTAAGCTTCAGCAGAGGTATATAACATTTCTTAAAAATCTGAACACAGGCAACACTCCCGAACCGCAGGCAGACAAGGCAAAACCAACATCAAAGCCGGCAAGTCCACAGCAGACACAGCAGCCGACCATTACACCTTTGTATGAAATACTCGGTGTAAAGAGACAAAAAGACGGTCAGAATGTCAGGAGT includes:
- a CDS encoding DUF6094 domain-containing protein — translated: MEKYYVLERFSLMKSSVLSAIDSMTVKRKAIEKNQKSNNIPKARELYQKLEKDREKLADNILNLKLLFCEADMDTCSTYADKLYTAVSKFNLLTPDYTKFIGAIQPLIDSIPDNETTNASVIGRLMNNVRTGYYPTDIEHVKYIKNGILFPDGKRINAFDPCCGCGMALSALTSGKLADTYGIELDEVRGEEAENCLDRVGFGSFFYSRISRDVFHLVFLNPPYLSVMQEGGSRARSEKQFLVDSLYHLMDGGLLIYIIPYYRMTSDICRILCDNIEDIQMFRFLDNEFKKFRQIAVMGIKKPKSDGSDKVEKLVQAASDIEHMPPITDLETERYILPEREKNVELFKGAVFNMGELKRQLAGSKSMDFLFEKSVLDAREKRPLLPLNTGQIGLIGGSGLINGYIDCDSPHILKGRIIKETKKYDNGDTLSQTHVNKMVFNVLTPQGFKSLA
- a CDS encoding Rad52/Rad22 family DNA repair protein, whose translation is MSVNKYLEGLAKPFDAECVKWRIQVTNNEKTSGLAVAYLDSRTIAKRLDEVVGQMRWKDEYKPWITAKNNASQICTISIYDDSLKEWISKSDGAELSNYSPIKGGLSDAFKRAAVKWGIGRYLYEITPVWVNVYMRGDKIYIQDDEMPKLQQRYITFLKNLNTGNTPEPQADKAKPTSKPASPQQTQQPTITPLYEILGVKRQKDGQNVRSMLKIKDIKGGNKTATVYYNGTDDNFKEGAKLNSAVFYSQDTGFGKVHILQDYELAA